One region of Turicibacter bilis genomic DNA includes:
- a CDS encoding SGNH/GDSL hydrolase family protein — translation MNSTQLRSYLSELVEVDDDVVLLMIGTNNRKLFNEMEILFHDLVAIINQLKNIIKKLFYC, via the coding sequence ATGAATTCTACTCAATTAAGAAGTTACTTATCGGAATTAGTTGAGGTAGATGATGATGTGGTGTTACTGATGATTGGTACAAATAATCGAAAGCTTTTTAATGAAATGGAGATTTTGTTTCATGATTTAGTAGCTATTATTAATCAGTTAAAAAATATAATAAAGAAGTTATTTTATTGCTGA
- a CDS encoding HI0074 family nucleotidyltransferase substrate-binding subunit, whose product MRKIQYKFTNLKKAYQRLVEVANLYDGKNEIIRDSLIQRFEFTYELTHKTLQEFFKYSGITMENSFPRMIYKKAYANHLIDNDKIWINLLEDRNATSHLYSEQIANEIAHRIVTDYVEVIGKLIEKLDELI is encoded by the coding sequence ATGAGAAAAATTCAATATAAATTTACTAATTTAAAAAAAGCCTATCAAAGACTAGTTGAGGTTGCAAATCTATATGATGGAAAAAATGAAATCATTCGAGATAGTTTGATTCAGCGCTTTGAATTCACATATGAATTAACACACAAAACCCTTCAAGAATTTTTTAAATATTCTGGTATTACAATGGAAAATTCATTTCCAAGAATGATTTACAAAAAAGCTTACGCGAACCATTTGATTGATAATGATAAAATATGGATTAACTTATTAGAAGATCGAAATGCAACGTCCCATTTATACAGCGAACAGATTGCTAATGAAATTGCTCATCGTATTGTTACTGATTATGTTGAAGTAATTGGAAAACTGATTGAAAAATTAGACGAATTAATTTAA
- a CDS encoding RrF2 family transcriptional regulator — protein MQLSKFSDYSFRALIYLAHHSDELCTVDELAKALNTSEHHMKKVIHHLGKTDYIISIKGRAGGLKLGLKPSEINLGDLLKVTEDNMNIVECFSKPESCPLMSSGCKLKHISSQALNQFIKEFSKYTLADLL, from the coding sequence ATGCAATTATCAAAGTTTAGTGATTATAGTTTTCGAGCGCTCATTTATTTAGCTCATCATAGTGATGAATTATGTACCGTTGATGAGTTAGCAAAGGCATTAAATACATCAGAGCATCATATGAAAAAAGTTATCCATCATCTTGGAAAAACGGATTATATTATTTCAATTAAAGGTCGTGCTGGTGGATTAAAGCTCGGGTTAAAACCAAGTGAAATTAATCTAGGTGATCTTTTAAAGGTGACGGAAGATAATATGAACATTGTCGAATGTTTCAGTAAACCAGAGAGTTGTCCTTTAATGTCATCAGGATGTAAATTAAAGCACATTTCTTCTCAAGCACTCAATCAATTTATAAAAGAATTTTCAAAGTATACATTAGCAGATTTACTATAA
- a CDS encoding globin domain-containing protein, with amino-acid sequence MLDQHTIDIIKSTVPALKAHGLDITTTFYKNMFEQNPEVAPLFDMSKQKSGEQPKALAMTVLAAAQNVDNLGAIMPVVQRIAIRHCDCGVKEEHYPIVGKHLLEAIKQVLGEAATDEIIDAWAKTYEVIAQVFIDAEKEIYASRA; translated from the coding sequence ATGTTAGATCAACATACAATTGATATCATTAAAAGTACTGTCCCTGCATTAAAAGCGCACGGTTTAGATATTACCACAACATTCTACAAAAATATGTTTGAACAAAATCCAGAAGTAGCACCTTTATTTGATATGAGTAAACAAAAATCAGGGGAACAACCAAAAGCATTAGCTATGACAGTTTTAGCAGCTGCACAAAACGTTGATAACTTAGGCGCTATTATGCCCGTTGTACAACGTATTGCCATTCGTCACTGCGACTGTGGAGTAAAAGAAGAACACTACCCAATCGTAGGAAAGCATTTATTAGAGGCTATCAAACAAGTTTTAGGTGAGGCTGCTACAGATGAAATTATCGATGCATGGGCAAAAACATATGAAGTCATTGCACAAGTCTTCATCGATGCAGAAAAGGAAATTTACGCTTCTCGTGCTTAA
- a CDS encoding nucleotidyltransferase domain-containing protein: protein MNLDKQILKEIGQIATHHPEIQKILLFGSRARGDNSERSDIDLAVYAKGSISTFIEEIELMTTTLLEYDITHITELTEDYFLEQINREGIVIYEKNSI, encoded by the coding sequence ATGAATCTAGATAAGCAAATACTAAAAGAAATCGGACAGATTGCGACTCATCACCCAGAAATCCAAAAAATATTATTATTTGGTTCACGAGCTAGAGGAGATAATAGTGAGAGAAGTGATATTGATTTAGCTGTCTATGCCAAAGGATCTATCTCCACGTTTATTGAAGAAATAGAACTTATGACGACGACATTGCTTGAATACGATATAACACATATTACTGAATTAACAGAAGATTATTTTTTAGAACAAATTAATAGAGAAGGAATCGTAATTTATGAGAAAAATTCAATATAA